The following are from one region of the Dreissena polymorpha isolate Duluth1 chromosome 2, UMN_Dpol_1.0, whole genome shotgun sequence genome:
- the LOC127866321 gene encoding zinc finger MYM-type protein 2-like, with protein sequence MDLCDLVGNPAELNNQLLYFYASVRQKNGEELKKKSLDSLKYGISKHLLSTYKINLKDQQFSSSNETYKSKVKQLKRSGHGSVDHKPVISDSDLEKLSGNSVPFNINTPCGLQNRVWFNLMYCLLRRGQENLRSMTKSTFAIATDSTGRKFIHQVIAESTKNHGIADMPDDTTGKGNIYEQPGSTFCPVRCFEKYLSKLNPKLEALWQRPLESFQETSNIWYCAAPLGKNTLSGMMSSISRQAGLSKVYTNHCLRATSITKLDRHGFEARHIMRASGHKSEASIRSYSTHLSEDQQRDMSDCLSKPFSNKNDNATVKSDNDMNELSEQDLLNIFSDDNSFEDLLHVTNNDSIQNAVPVVSNQNVLPVVSNHSASPVISNQSALPVVSSPNVVQQQVIQQSYNRLTDIHRTAPQFTFSNCQVHFHYH encoded by the exons ATGGATCTTTGTGATCTCGTGGGAAATCCAGCGGAACTTAACAACCAGTTACTCTATTTCTATGCATCTGTACGTCAGAAAAACGGCGAGGAACTAAAGAAAAAATCTTTGGACAGTCTGAAGTATGGAATTTCCAAGCATCTCTTAAGCACGTATAAAATTAATTTGAAAGACCAGCAATTTTCATCAAGTAATGAAACCTACAAGTCAAAAGTTAAGCAGCTTAAGCGAAGTGGACATGGGAGTGTCGACCACAAACCTGTAATATCCGACAGTGATCTGGAAAAATTAAGTGGCAACAGTGTAccgtttaatattaacactcCGTGTGGTCTTCAAAACAGGGTGTGGTTTAACCTAATGTACTGCCTTCTGAGGAGAGGTCAAGAGAATTTACGGTCCATGACGAAGTCAACATTTGCTATAGCAACTGATTCAACCGGGAGAAAGTTCATACACCAGGTCATCGCAGAATCAACAAAAAATCACGG GATTGCCGATATGCCTGATGATACCACAGGAAAAGGAAATATCTACGAGCAGCCTGGCAGTACGTTTTGCCCAGTCCGATGCTTTGAGAAGTACCTATCTAAACTGAACCCCAAACTCGAAGCATTATGGCAAAGACCGTTAGAATCATTTCAAGAGACCAGTAACATTTGGTATTGTGCTGCACCATTAGGAAAGAATACTTTATCTGGAATGATGTCTAGCATTTCCAGACAGGCCGGACTTTCAAAAGTGTACACTAACCATTGCTTGAGGGCTACATCTATTACAAAACTTGATAGACATGGTTTCGAAGCCCGGCACATAATGAGGGCTTCAGGCCACAAATCAGAAGCTTCGATACGAAGTTATTCTACACATTTAAGTGAAGATCAGCAACGCGATATGTCAGATTGTCTAAGCAAgccattttcaaataaaaatgataaCGCCACTGTAAAAAGTGATAATGACATGAATGAACTGTCTGAACAAGACCTGTTAAATATTTTCTCAGATGATAATTCGTTTGAAGATTTgttacatgtaactaataatgaCAGTATTCAAAATGCAGTGCCAGTTGTCAGTAATCAAAATGTATTGCCAGTTGTCAGTAATCACAGTGCATCGCCAGTTATCAGTAATCAGAGTGCATTGCCAGTAGTCAGTAGTCCAAATGTTGTTCAACAGCAAGTGATTCAGCAGAGTTACAATAGACTCACAGACATTCACAGAACTGCTCCTCAGTTCACCTTTAGCAACTGTCAAGTCCATTTTCACTATCATTGA
- the LOC127869610 gene encoding uncharacterized protein LOC127869610, with the protein MEHFEKEALYTAKNPPSIWFRYVDDTMTKLHEYDIESFSSHLNSIDEHIKFTSEQEDDGKIPFLDTCVHVNDDGSTKVTVYRKPTHTDQYLNFNSNHHLDHGSQDIIPPRREIASEKHDNKLEIEHCNTAIRANGYPEWMFTIPKKKDKTPSDKSSNKNQKINDGMPYIRGTSEALHRTFKKYGISMYHRPYNSIRQQFTHVKDKTDKLKKCGVVYYKKCEQCKNDYIGETGRSLVIRLKEHVARSNSAIHEHCSHTGNKIDRNNTKILDSEDSHIKRRVNGAIHIKQRRPSLNRDGGLELPPVYNSLLGSRGHPTSRDSFN; encoded by the coding sequence ATGGAGCACTTTGAGAAGGAGGCCTTATATACCGCCAAGAATCCACCATCCATATGGTTCAGGTACGTGGATGACACGATGACCAAACTTCATGAGTATGATATTGAGTCGTTCTCCTCACACTTGAACTCCATAGATGAACACATTAAGTTTACGTCGGAACAGGAGGACGATGGTAAGATACCCTTTTTGGACACTTGTGTTCACGTGAACGACGATGGTTCCACCAAGGTTACTGTTTACCGAAAACCAACACACACCGACCAGTACCTGAACTTCAATTCCAACCACCACTTAGATCACGGTAGTCAGGACATTATTCCACCGAGAAGAGAAATAGCAAGTGAGAAACACGACAACAAACTAGAAATTGAACACTGCAACACTGCAATTAGGGCCAACGGCTATCCAGAGTGGATGTTTACGATCCCAAAGAAGAAAGACAAAACACCATCTGATAAATCCTCCAATAAAAACCAAAAGATCAATGATGGTATGCCATACATCCGGGGCACATCAGAAGCTCTGCACAGAACATTCAAGAAATATGGAATCAGCATGTACCATCGGCCATATAACTCAATCAGACAACAATTTactcatgttaaagataaaacaGACAAATTGAAAAAGTGTGGGGTGGTTTATTACAAAAAGTGTGAACAATGCAAAAACGATTATATAGGTGAAACAGGAAGATCATTGGTCATAAGACTGAAAGAACATGTAGCCAGGTCTAACTCGGCCATACATGAACATTGCTCCCACACAGGAAACAAGATTGATCGAAACAACACCAAAATACTAGATTCCGAGGACTCGCATATCAAACGTCGGGTCAACGGGGCAATACACATTAAGCAACGAAGACCGTCGCTAAACCGGGATGGGGGGCTGGAACTTCCGCCTGTGTACAATTCTCTCCTCGGGTCACGTGGCCATCCTACGTCTCGTGACTCGTTCAACTGA